The nucleotide sequence AGCGTAGATAACAGCATGGTCGCTGGCCTGTGCGCTATGTCGAGCTAGAATTTGCTCTACAGCCATAAATAGTCCAGTGGGGTCTGGCTTACCAGGAGCATCTTCCATAGCTACTAATACTGGCGACTGCAAGCCGATACGGTTTTCTAGAACATAGGTGGCAGAGGCACGGGTTGCACCGCTGAAGAACCCCCAGAGAATGCCAGCGTTGGTTAAGGTTTCACCATAGGCCGCACTCATTAACAACGGCTCTTGGCAGATATACCCCGTCCAGTTGTGGGGGTCGGGGCCACGATACCGCCGCTGAAACCAAGCTACTAGCTCAGTATAGTCGATCGCATAGTCTGGAATGCCCTGAGCAGCGTAATAACGACGGATCATTTCCCTTGAGGCTTCCCAGTCGTTGTTCCAGATGCCTTCAGCTTTAAGGTGGTCAATGTCTTGTTGAGACGGGCGATAGGCTCCGTTGGTGTAGTGCTCTACGGTGTCAGCTAAGGCGCGACGATAGGATCCACCTACATCTCGGACTACGCCATCAATATCAAATACAACGATCGTCATGGGCTAATTGTCATGGGTTAAAGGTCACTGGTGATTAACGGCTGGTGACGGCTCAGGCTGTGGATTGTTGGAACCAGCCTTGTTTACTCTACCCCAACCATTTGGTTAAAGCGCCGCATTTCTGGACTATGGTCACCATAGACACCGCCGATTTGTTGCTGGCAACAGTCGATCGCAAACTCGTTAAGGTCATGGGGGGCAATGCCGTAGAGATCATAGAAGACATCGGCTTGCACCCGACAGAAGCGAGGCCGATCAGCATAAATTTGGCATTTGCGGGTGTTGTGATCAAAATGGATGCACCAGCCATCCTCACCCACCAAGCTCAGATAGTGGGTAAGCTCGTCGGGGCTGAGATAGGTTGCCAAATCTGGACGATCACTAGGCTCTAGATGACAACAAGCTCCACATTGGTTAACACACTGCCATCTTGCCATTACAGTCTCTACAGCCTCTAAGGTGACCAATCTACTATCCAACCTTTACACGGGTCGGACTGTTGCGGTATTGCTAGCCTACAACTAAATTTTCCTAGGAAATCAGCAAATCAGTCAAATCAGTCACTTGATGTAGTCACACTATGGCTGTTGATCGCAAAGCAGTCAGTGCTGCTCGCACCTGTTGATAGCTAGTAATGAGGCGATCGAGTTGCTCAGGAGTGAGGTCAATCGTGCCAGAGATGCCCATGACTTCTATCTCGTGACATTGCTGGGCGAAGGCATTGGCCCCTACAGTGGCGCTCATCGACTTCAACGGGTGGCTAGATTGAATCACAGCG is from Cyanobacteriota bacterium and encodes:
- a CDS encoding TIGR01548 family HAD-type hydrolase; the encoded protein is MTIVVFDIDGVVRDVGGSYRRALADTVEHYTNGAYRPSQQDIDHLKAEGIWNNDWEASREMIRRYYAAQGIPDYAIDYTELVAWFQRRYRGPDPHNWTGYICQEPLLMSAAYGETLTNAGILWGFFSGATRASATYVLENRIGLQSPVLVAMEDAPGKPDPTGLFMAVEQILARHSAQASDHAVIYAGDTVADMHTVQKARALDPNRRWIAVGVLPPHVLEDGDRCPTYRQGLIQAGAQSVVDRIDALTPAYIAQLLSHSNT
- a CDS encoding YkgJ family cysteine cluster protein, which encodes MARWQCVNQCGACCHLEPSDRPDLATYLSPDELTHYLSLVGEDGWCIHFDHNTRKCQIYADRPRFCRVQADVFYDLYGIAPHDLNEFAIDCCQQQIGGVYGDHSPEMRRFNQMVGVE